The DNA sequence ACCATTGCTACTTTTCCGTCAAGACGTCCCAACATTCATACCTCCGATTGTTGTTATAATTAAGCTATGGAAAAAACTAGCCATCTTTATTGTAGCCCATATGATGTCTGTTCGCCGTGCGTATCCCTGAACGTTTTATAACTAATCGTACATTTAAGTACTGTTTGGCGCTATAAAATGGATGGGTAGCGTGGAAAGATTGCATTAAAGGCCGATGACTGAAATGAGGGGCTCTCGCATGTGATCGCGACGACGGCAGACGATTGCTGTTATGTGCATTTCGTATCATAATAGTAACGGGGGACAAACGACGACTGCAACATGCCATCGTTGGACAATAGGGTAAAACTTACTACGTAAACGGTTTACGACGAAGACGATGTACAACTCACGATGTACAACTCAAGATGTACAACGAAAACAGGAGGTCATTCGAATGCGTATGGTCGATCTCATTCATAAAAAACGAGACGGAGGCACGCTCACGACAGATGAAATCCAGTATTTTATTACCAGTTACACGAACGGTGAGATTCCGGACTATCAAGTGAGCGCGATGCTGATGGCGATTTACTTTCGAGGGATGGACACGCGAGAAACGTCTGATTTAACGATGGCGATCGTCCACTCTGGGGAACAAATCGACCTGTCGGCGATTCACGGTAGAATTGTCGACAAACACAGTACGGGCGGTGTCGGTGATACGACGTCAATTATTCTCGTGCCGCTCGTCGCCGCATGTGGCGTGCCGGTAGCTAAAATGTCGGGTCGCGGTCTCGGACATACTGGCGGTACGATTGACAAGCTGGAGTCGTTTTCTAACTTCAGTGTCGAAATTGACAACGAACGGTTCGTCGAACTCGTCAACAAAAACAAGCTGTCACTCGTCGGACAATCAGGGAATTTAACCCCGGCAGATAAATTACTTTACGCCTTGCGCGACGTGACCGCTACGGTCGAATCGATCCCGCTTATCGCCGCGTCGATCATGAGTAAAAAAATTGCTGCCGGCACCGACAGCATCGTACTCGACGTGAAAGTCGGCAGTGGCGCATTTATGAAAAATATCGAGGCGGCTAAAGCGCTGGCGACGACGATGGTCAACATTGGGGCCCACGTCGGCCGCCAAACGGTCGCCGTCATTAGCGACATGAACCAACCTCTCGGGCGCGCCGTCGGTAACGCGCTTGAGATTAAAGAAGCGATTGACACGTTGCAAGGAAAAGGCCCTAGGGACCTTGAGGAGCTATGTCTCGCCCTCGGCAGTCACATGCTCGTGCTCGCCGGAAAAACGGACGATGAACGCGAGGCGCGCGCCATGCTTCAGGCGGCGATTCGCGACGGCAGTGCGCTGGAAAAATTAGTGACGCTCGTCGAATCACAAGGCGGTGACCCGCGACAAGTGAGACAACCGGAGTTGCTGCCGACAGCGCCGCACCAGTTCGACGTGTGCGCGCCGCGAGCTGGTTACGTCCACCACATCGCTTCGGAAGAAGTCGGCATCACGGCGATGCTGTTAGGGGCCGGCCGCGCGACGAAACAAGACGACATCGATCTTTCCGTCGGCATCGTCTTAAACAAAAAAGTTGGTGACTATGTCGAGGCGAACGAGTCAATCGCCACGTTGCACGTGAGGGACGAAGCGCACGAGAAGCTCGGCGAGCGTCTCCTAGCGGCTTATTCGCTAGTTGACGCTAAACAAGAAGAAGCGCCACTCGTTCACGCGGTCGTCCGCGCCGAAGGGTAGGTCGTATCGGATATAGTGAACACCATTAAGTGAACACCATTAAGTGAGCACGCACTTGCGACGGCTACCTACAGTCGGCGCGCAATCGCAAAGAGTTCTCCAAATAGAGGGAGGACTCTTTGCGTTTTTCTACTGCCACTTTCGAACTTACGCGAACAAACAGATGAAATATGTTTGTTTAATTGTAACTTTTCCCAGTAGCCTTCGTATGGAAAACGTCGTTCTTATTATTGTAGTTTATACTTGAATGAGCTTAGGAGAGCGTGATTGTTTAGACGGACGTCCTGTGAATGATAAATCGTGTATGGTAAGGCGATAATACTAAAAAATGGGTTATTTGCTGAAGTCCTGCATTTTCCGAAGCTGTTGCACAAGTTACACAGCAAATGACCGACGAACGAGGGGAAAGGAACAGTATGTTTCCGGAATGGAAGCAAGCGGATCACGTGCTTCAACATGTGAATGTCATCGGAAATCGAAACAACGAGCCAGTGACAGTGACTGGTGGTGTGCCCGGCTTGCGCTGTATCGGGATTGGCACAGATGCAGCCGTGTTCCGCTATGAGAAGTTGCCGGCGTATGCCTATAAAGTGTATACCGCGGACGCGATACAAAAAAAAGACGTAGAAGCACACGTCTACGCCCGTTTGGCTGGTTCTCGCTTTTTTCCGCAATGTTATGGGGCGGGGAATAACTATCTCGCCCTTAGCTTTGAACGAGGTTATACGTTGTACGAGTGTCTTTTGCGCGGTATTCCCGTCCCGGAGCAAGTGATGATCGACGTCGAACAGGCGCGCGAGTTTGTGCGTGCCCGTAAGTTAAATCCGCGGGACATTCATCTAAAAAACGTGTTGCTACAGGAAGGTAGAGCTAAAATTGTCGATGTTTCGGAATACGTTAAGGATGGGAACGATTATCGCTGGGAACATTTAATGTGGGCGTACGAACGTTTTTATCCGTTTATTCAAGGTGCCAAAGTCCATTCCTTTATATTAAACACGATCTCGTACTGGTACAAACTGCTCTGGTAACTGTTTGATTTAAAAAAGGGCTCACCATCAAACATGAAAAGTTCCTATAAAGACGTTACGAAAATTGTAAAACCCGTCATAGCGAAAAGAAGTAATACGCTGATACAATTTATCTTGTACGGAGCAGCAAGAGTCAGGTATTTAAGGAATAATCCCCTACACAGGAGTGATGTCGAAATGAAAGCAGCACGATGGCACGGGCTTAAGGATATGCGCGTTGACGACATTCCAGTACCCGGGGTAAGACCAGGAACAGTGAAAATTAAAGTGAAGTGGTGTGGCATTTGCGGTTCTGATTTACACGAGTATACAACAGGACCGGTTATGGTGCCGATTGACAAGCCGCATCCGCTCACAAAGGAACAGGCCCCCGTCGTTTTCGGCCACGAGTTTTCGGGTGAAGTCGTTGAAGTCGGCGAAGGCGTGACAAAGTATAAAGCGGGCGATCGCGTTGTTGTCGAACCGATTTACAATTGCGGCAAATGCCCTGCCTGTCGCAGTGGAAAGTACAATCGTTGCGAGATGCTCGGCTTTTACGGGGTAATCGGTGGCGGGGGCGGATTTTCCGAGTATACCGTTACACCTGAAAAAATGGTACACAAAATCCCGGACAATATGACGTTCGAACAAGGGGCTCTTGTCGAACCGACAGCTGTCGCCGTACACGCCGTGCGAAAAAGTAAGCTGCGCATCGGCGATTCGGTTGCCGTATTCGGTACTGGCCCGATCGGCTTGCTAACGATTATGGCTGCTAAGGCAGCTGGCGCGGCTCGTGTCATTGCCGTCGAAGTGTCGCAAGAGCGCAAACAATACGCTGCAAAAGTGGGTGCCGACATCGTCCTCGACCCGACGGAAATTGATGTTGTGGAAGAAATTCATCGCTTAACCGGCGGTGGTGTCGACATCAGTTTTGAAGTGGCTGGCATCGAGGAAGTGTTGAATCAAGCGATTGACAGCGTCAAGTTCGACGGACAAGTCGTCGTTATCAGTGTATGGGAACAGCGTGCCGCGATTGATCCGAACAAGCTGCTCTTCAAAGAATGCGACGTCATCGGCACGATTGGTTATTGCGACATTTTTCCAGGAGTCATTAAGCTTATTGCCGACGGCCGCATCAAAGCCGATGAGTTGGTCACGAAGAAGATCGACATCGACAACGTTGTTTCTGATGGGTTGGAAGCATTATTGGCAGAGAAGAACCAAATTAAAATTTTAGTCAAACCAGACTAAGGCGAAATAACATGCATTTTACGCTGTAAATATTGCTTATAATATGTAACACTAATTGTACGTAAGGAGGTGGGATCGCCCCACTTCCTTAAATTATTGTATGTATTCTCGTAATAACGACGTTCTTTTCTTCAAACAGCTTCGTAATCGTTGGTCAGCTTCAAAAAAGTAGCGAGTAACCCAAAAAACGTTGCTAAATTGTTAAGTTTGTTTCCCCGAAAGCTAGTTAATTTTTGATACAATTAATTTCGTAGGGCACTGCTAGGGTTAGAGACGTAAGCGAATAATTTCCCCTACACAGGAGTGATGTCGTAGTGAAAGCAGCACGATGGCACGGAGTCAAAGATATTCGCGTCGAAGACATTCCAGTACCTGATGTGAAACCGGGTACAGTAAAAATTAAAGTAAAATGGTGTGGCATTTGCGGTTCCGACTTGCATGAGTATTTAGCGGGACCGATCCTTATTCCGGGAGACGAACCACATCCGCTAACGAATGAAAAAGCACCCGTCGTCCTCGGCCACGAGTTTTCGGGTGAAGTGGTCGAAGTCGGCGAGGGCGTAACGAAATTTAAAGCAGGCGACCGCGTCGTCGTCGAGCCGATTTACAACTGCGGCAAATGTCCGGCATGCTTAAGTGGCAAGTACAACCGTTGTGAAGTGCTCGGTTTCCACGGACTAATCGGCGGTGGCGGTGGCTTTTCCGAGTATACCGTCATGACCGAAAAAATGGTACACAAAATCCCGGACAATATGACGTTCGAACAAGGGGCACTCGTGGAACCGACCGCCGTCGCAGTGCACGCGGTACGGAAAAGTAAGATGCGCATCGGCGATTCGGTAGCTGTATTCGGTGCCGGCCCGATCGGGTTGCTAACGATTATGGCTGCCAAAGCGGCAGGTGCAGCGCAAATTATCGCCGTCGAAGTGTCTCCAGAACGTAAAGAGTTCGCGAAAAAAATGGGCGCCGACATTGTCCTCGACCCGACGGAAGTCGATCCAGTGAAAGAAATTCACCGCTTGACAGACGGCGGAGCCGACATCAGCTTTGAAGTGGCCGGGATCGAAGCCGTGTTGAACCAAGCGATCGACAGCATCAAATTTGACGGACAAGTTGTCGTCATTAGCGTGTGGGAAAAACGGGCTGCGATCGATCCGAACCAACTCTTGTTCAAAGAATGTGACGTCATCGGTACGATCGCTTACTGTGACATTTTCCCGGCGGTCATTAAACTGATTGCCGACGGTCAAATTAAAGCGGATCAATTGATCACGAAGAAGATCGACGTCGACGACGTCGCAACCGAAGGGTTCGACGCACTCGTCGCGGAGAAGAGCCAAATTAAAATTCTAGTAAAGCCAAATTAAAGCTGCGAAAATCGCTTATTTTCTGCATGAAGAAGAAGCCGTCGATTGACGCAACGTTTAATTGGTTAAATTTATTTAGCGGAACGTATGTGATGCGTTGCTTTGCACATGCGTAAGGAGGTGGGGCTGTCCCACCTCCTGTTTTCGCTGCGACTAAGTGTGCGCCTCGTGCAAACACTACAGTTAGTTAGCTTCTCGTGAAAAAATGCTACGACTAAGTGTGTTATCCGTGCAGAT is a window from the Numidum massiliense genome containing:
- a CDS encoding pyrimidine-nucleoside phosphorylase gives rise to the protein MRMVDLIHKKRDGGTLTTDEIQYFITSYTNGEIPDYQVSAMLMAIYFRGMDTRETSDLTMAIVHSGEQIDLSAIHGRIVDKHSTGGVGDTTSIILVPLVAACGVPVAKMSGRGLGHTGGTIDKLESFSNFSVEIDNERFVELVNKNKLSLVGQSGNLTPADKLLYALRDVTATVESIPLIAASIMSKKIAAGTDSIVLDVKVGSGAFMKNIEAAKALATTMVNIGAHVGRQTVAVISDMNQPLGRAVGNALEIKEAIDTLQGKGPRDLEELCLALGSHMLVLAGKTDDEREARAMLQAAIRDGSALEKLVTLVESQGGDPRQVRQPELLPTAPHQFDVCAPRAGYVHHIASEEVGITAMLLGAGRATKQDDIDLSVGIVLNKKVGDYVEANESIATLHVRDEAHEKLGERLLAAYSLVDAKQEEAPLVHAVVRAEG
- a CDS encoding 2,3-butanediol dehydrogenase is translated as MKAARWHGVKDIRVEDIPVPDVKPGTVKIKVKWCGICGSDLHEYLAGPILIPGDEPHPLTNEKAPVVLGHEFSGEVVEVGEGVTKFKAGDRVVVEPIYNCGKCPACLSGKYNRCEVLGFHGLIGGGGGFSEYTVMTEKMVHKIPDNMTFEQGALVEPTAVAVHAVRKSKMRIGDSVAVFGAGPIGLLTIMAAKAAGAAQIIAVEVSPERKEFAKKMGADIVLDPTEVDPVKEIHRLTDGGADISFEVAGIEAVLNQAIDSIKFDGQVVVISVWEKRAAIDPNQLLFKECDVIGTIAYCDIFPAVIKLIADGQIKADQLITKKIDVDDVATEGFDALVAEKSQIKILVKPN
- a CDS encoding serine/threonine-protein kinase — protein: MTDERGERNSMFPEWKQADHVLQHVNVIGNRNNEPVTVTGGVPGLRCIGIGTDAAVFRYEKLPAYAYKVYTADAIQKKDVEAHVYARLAGSRFFPQCYGAGNNYLALSFERGYTLYECLLRGIPVPEQVMIDVEQAREFVRARKLNPRDIHLKNVLLQEGRAKIVDVSEYVKDGNDYRWEHLMWAYERFYPFIQGAKVHSFILNTISYWYKLLW
- a CDS encoding 2,3-butanediol dehydrogenase; the protein is MKAARWHGLKDMRVDDIPVPGVRPGTVKIKVKWCGICGSDLHEYTTGPVMVPIDKPHPLTKEQAPVVFGHEFSGEVVEVGEGVTKYKAGDRVVVEPIYNCGKCPACRSGKYNRCEMLGFYGVIGGGGGFSEYTVTPEKMVHKIPDNMTFEQGALVEPTAVAVHAVRKSKLRIGDSVAVFGTGPIGLLTIMAAKAAGAARVIAVEVSQERKQYAAKVGADIVLDPTEIDVVEEIHRLTGGGVDISFEVAGIEEVLNQAIDSVKFDGQVVVISVWEQRAAIDPNKLLFKECDVIGTIGYCDIFPGVIKLIADGRIKADELVTKKIDIDNVVSDGLEALLAEKNQIKILVKPD